Proteins encoded in a region of the Esox lucius isolate fEsoLuc1 chromosome 9, fEsoLuc1.pri, whole genome shotgun sequence genome:
- the LOC105010309 gene encoding voltage-dependent calcium channel gamma-3 subunit-like isoform X2, producing the protein MKFCNSGALMLVTTAGAFIAFSLMTIAVGTDYWLYSPGVCRSKTSIHDNETIHKNEEVMTHSGLWRTCCLEGVFRGVCKEIDHFLEDADYEQDAAEYLLRAVRASSLFPILSVFLLFLGGVCVAASEFHKSKHNVILSAGILFVSAGLSNIIGIIVYISANSGDPGQSDSKKSYSYGWSFYFGAMSFVLAEMVGVLTVHVFIERHRRLRTSGRPSLTKPSLVHSASYYNRYNRYRRRSSYRGNMDTRYSLSTAGQPQPHDSSSAALSMSKVVAAGPAGSEFTLYTLAPPKLPPPNSKTADAGSGVEVGRSNFLSPLMAMPDNKETLPSNTNRRTTPV; encoded by the exons ATGAAGTTTTGCAATAGCGGGGCGTTGATGCTCGTGACCACGGCGGGAGCCTTCATAGCATTTAGCCTGATGACCATCGCGGTTGGAACGGATTACTGGCTTTACTCCCCCGGCGTCTGCCGCTCCAAGACCTCCATCCACGACAATGAGACCATCCATAAAAACGAAGAGGTGATGACGCACTCCGGCCTGTGGCGCACATGCTGTCTAGAAG GTGTATTCAGAGGTGTGTGTAAAGAAATCGATCATTTCCTGGAGGATGCAGACTATGAGCAGGATGCTGCAGAATACCTCCTGA gAGCGGTGCGCGCATCCAGCCTCTTCCCCATCCTCAGTgtgtttctcctctttctcggaggagtgtgtgtggctGCCAGCGAGTTCCACAAGTCAAAACACAACGTCATCCTCAGTGCAGGGATACTATTCGTGTCTGCAG GCCTCAGCAACATCATCGGCATCATCGTCTACATCTCGGCCAACTCGGGCGACCCCGGCCAGAGTGACAGTAAGAAGAGCTACTCCTACGGCTGGTCCTTCTACTTCGGCGCCATGTCCTTCGTCCTGGCTGAGATGGTGGGCGTCCTGACCGTACACGTCTTCATCGAGCGCCATCGCCGGCTGCGTACCAGTGGAAGGCCGTCCCTCACCAAACCTTCCCTGGTCCACTCCGCCTCCTACTACAACCGCTACAACCGCTACCGGCGCCGCTCCAGTTACCGCGGCAACATGGACACCCGCTACTCGTTGTCGACAGCGGGGCAGCCGCAACCGCACGACTCCTCGTCGGCGGCACTGTCCATGTCGAAGGTCGTGGCTGCTGGACCGGCGGGGTCAGAGTTCACCCTGTACACGCTGGCCCCGCCCAAACTGCCTCCGCCCAATAGCAAGACAGCTGACGCAGGAAGTGGGGTAGAGGTCGGGAGGAGCAACTTTCTGTCGCCACTGATGGCCATGCCCGACAACAAGGAGACATTGCCTAGCAACACTAACCGGAGGACTACACCTGtctga
- the LOC105010309 gene encoding voltage-dependent calcium channel gamma-3 subunit-like isoform X1 produces the protein MKFCNSGALMLVTTAGAFIAFSLMTIAVGTDYWLYSPGVCRSKTSIHDNETIHKNEEVMTHSGLWRTCCLEDVQKDQVLLERGCPEDPAEPIRTGVFRGVCKEIDHFLEDADYEQDAAEYLLRAVRASSLFPILSVFLLFLGGVCVAASEFHKSKHNVILSAGILFVSAGLSNIIGIIVYISANSGDPGQSDSKKSYSYGWSFYFGAMSFVLAEMVGVLTVHVFIERHRRLRTSGRPSLTKPSLVHSASYYNRYNRYRRRSSYRGNMDTRYSLSTAGQPQPHDSSSAALSMSKVVAAGPAGSEFTLYTLAPPKLPPPNSKTADAGSGVEVGRSNFLSPLMAMPDNKETLPSNTNRRTTPV, from the exons ATGAAGTTTTGCAATAGCGGGGCGTTGATGCTCGTGACCACGGCGGGAGCCTTCATAGCATTTAGCCTGATGACCATCGCGGTTGGAACGGATTACTGGCTTTACTCCCCCGGCGTCTGCCGCTCCAAGACCTCCATCCACGACAATGAGACCATCCATAAAAACGAAGAGGTGATGACGCACTCCGGCCTGTGGCGCACATGCTGTCTAGAAG ATGTTCAGAAGGATCAGGTGTTGTTGGAGAGAGGCTGTCCAGAAGACCCTGCTGAACCCATACGAACAG GTGTATTCAGAGGTGTGTGTAAAGAAATCGATCATTTCCTGGAGGATGCAGACTATGAGCAGGATGCTGCAGAATACCTCCTGA gAGCGGTGCGCGCATCCAGCCTCTTCCCCATCCTCAGTgtgtttctcctctttctcggaggagtgtgtgtggctGCCAGCGAGTTCCACAAGTCAAAACACAACGTCATCCTCAGTGCAGGGATACTATTCGTGTCTGCAG GCCTCAGCAACATCATCGGCATCATCGTCTACATCTCGGCCAACTCGGGCGACCCCGGCCAGAGTGACAGTAAGAAGAGCTACTCCTACGGCTGGTCCTTCTACTTCGGCGCCATGTCCTTCGTCCTGGCTGAGATGGTGGGCGTCCTGACCGTACACGTCTTCATCGAGCGCCATCGCCGGCTGCGTACCAGTGGAAGGCCGTCCCTCACCAAACCTTCCCTGGTCCACTCCGCCTCCTACTACAACCGCTACAACCGCTACCGGCGCCGCTCCAGTTACCGCGGCAACATGGACACCCGCTACTCGTTGTCGACAGCGGGGCAGCCGCAACCGCACGACTCCTCGTCGGCGGCACTGTCCATGTCGAAGGTCGTGGCTGCTGGACCGGCGGGGTCAGAGTTCACCCTGTACACGCTGGCCCCGCCCAAACTGCCTCCGCCCAATAGCAAGACAGCTGACGCAGGAAGTGGGGTAGAGGTCGGGAGGAGCAACTTTCTGTCGCCACTGATGGCCATGCCCGACAACAAGGAGACATTGCCTAGCAACACTAACCGGAGGACTACACCTGtctga